One Carassius auratus strain Wakin unplaced genomic scaffold, ASM336829v1 scaf_tig00005214, whole genome shotgun sequence genomic window carries:
- the LOC113070713 gene encoding glycerol-3-phosphate acyltransferase 4-like, translated as MGPSLSPFNNLLCMLLGISFTVWFTLLLVFIIVPAIFGVSFGIRRLYMKTLLKVFEWATVRMERGAKEKNHLLYRPCSLNSIIAKEPTSLEDELKEIRRNCSSPELEGSASTITGPSPSSSEFEMSDTFYFCRRGIESIVDDEVTKCFSAEELESWNLLTRSNYNFNHISSRLTVLWGLGVVIRYGFLLPLRLTLAITGVGLLVVLTAMIGFLPNGRMKNFLSEKVHLMCYRICVRALTAIITYHHSENKPKNGGICVANHTSPIDVIILASDGCYAMVGQIHGGLMGLIQRSMVKACPHIWFERSEVKDRLLVAKRLSDHVKDKSKLPILIFPEGTCINNTSVMMFKKGSFEIASTVYPVAIKYDPRFGEAFWNSSKFGMVNYLLRMMSSWAIVCSVWYLPPMNRQEDEDAMQFANRVKAAIARQGGLVDLLWDGGLKRGKVKDNFKEEQQKLYSKILVGTQEVRSRS; from the exons atgGGCCCTTCTTTGTCTCCTTTCAATAATCTGCTATGCATGCTGCTGGGCATCTCGTTCACCGTCTGGTTCACACTGCTCTTGGTCTTCATCATCGTTCCTGCCATCTTCGGGGTGTCCTTTGGGATCCGCAGACTCTACATGAAAACGCTGCTCAAGGTGTTCGAG tgGGCCACAGTGAGGATGGAAAGAGGAGCCAAGGAGAAAAACCATCTTTTGTACAGGCCTTGCAGTCTTAATA GCATTATTGCTAAAGAACCTACATCACTTGAAGACGAGCTCAAAGAGATTCGGCGAAACTGCAGCAGCCCAGAGTTGGAAGGCTCCGCCTCCACCATCACAGGCCCCTCCCCTTCCTCGTCAGAGTTTGAGATGTCGGACACCTTCTACTTCTGCCGCCGTGGCATTGAAAGCATCGTAGATGACGAGGTTACCAAGTGTTTCTCGGCAGAGGAGCTGGAGTCGTGGAACTTGCTGACCAGGAGCAACTATAACTTTAACCACATCAGCAGCAGACTGACGGTGCTGTGGGGTCTCGGGGTTGTCATCCGTTATGGGTTCCTGCTGCCCCTCAG GTTAACATTAGCAATCACAGGAGTGGGCCTATTGGTTGTCTTAACTGCCATGATTGGTTTTCTGCCCAATGGGAG gatgAAGAATTTTCTCAGTGAGAAGGTGCACCTGATGTGTTATCGTATCTGTGTGAGAGCGCTGACTGCTATCATCACATACCATCACAG TGAAAACAAACCCAAGAATGGAGGCATCTGTGTCGCCAACCACACGTCACCCATTGACGTCATTATACTAGCCAGTGACGGATGCTATGCAATG gtGGGTCAGATCCACGGGGGCCTGATGGGGCTCATTCAGAGGTCTATGGTGAAAGCTTGTCCACACATTTGGTTCGAGCGCTCGGAAGTCAAAGATCGCCTTCTAGTGGCTAAAAG GTTGAGCGATCACGTAAAAGACAAAAGCAAACTGCCGATCCTCATATTCCCTGAAG GTACCTGCATTAATAACACATCAGTCATGATGTTCAAGAAAGGAAGCTTTGAAATTGCCTCAACCGTCTACCCTGTCGCCATAAAG TATGACCCTCGGTTTGGGGAAGCCTTCTGGAACAGCAGTAAGTTTGGGATGGTGAATTATCTGCTCAGGATGATGAGTAGCTGGGCCATCGTGTGCAGCGTGTGGTACCTGCCTCCGATGAACCGTCAG GAAGATGAGGATGCAATGCAGTTTGCTAACAGAGTAAAAGCAGCCATTGCCAGACAGGGTGGTCTGGTGGACCTGCTGTG GGATGGTGGGTTGAAACGAGGGAAAGTGAAAGACAATTTCAAAGAGGAGCAACAAAAACTCTACAGCAAGATTTTGGTTGGAACGCAGGAGGTCCGCAGTCGCTCTTGA
- the LOC113070659 gene encoding C2 calcium-dependent domain-containing protein 4C, with translation MMWILQKVQAGAENLPMQINHLISKNKEEISAKSSIFNKLHCNVLTPEKIPEFFLPPKLTKRCLMADAAKISQCLNEEKKASSCANTSLSRPGTAQPLRASLNKPTAASNKLKPIPYSLKCYESGLFESPNTRRKESLFHSALTSYTLERMTIKTPKLSFRPVLKTASSESDTPSADSSPYSTPPPIRREDFTSDQSTSEEPLQQDVHASRDEKEKVHSTPDKKLVSKVCQRAKVIQSSHCSKLAPPIQFPLDMLHCQERFHQEHVLPLPQRGRVRVSAFRTSAAQSSTTVRIRVISVEGLRDPSDLRPLTCSLTLSLAPGKLQRQHSAIIRNCRDPVFNEDFFFQEPEEQQGSLGDLALRLKVLDKASGLGRGLVLGIVIKPLCQLLPL, from the coding sequence ATGATGTGGATCCTTCAGAAAGTGCAGGCGGGAGCAGAAAATCTCCCGATGCAGATCAATCACCTCATCAGCAAAAATAAGGAGGAGATTTCAGCCAAGAGCAGCATCTTCAATAAACTGCACTGCAACGTCCTGACACCTGAAAAAATTCCTGAATTTTTCCTGCCTCCCAAACTGACCAAGCGCTGCCTCATGGCAGACGCTGCAAAAATCTCACAGTGTCTGaacgaagaaaaaaaagcttCCAGCTGTGCAAACACATCACTGTCAAGACCTGGTACTGCCCAGCCACTGAGAGCGAGTCTAAACAAACCTACAGCGGCTTCCAACAAACTCAAACCCATCCCATACTCACTGAAATGCTACGAGTCGGGTTTATTCGAGAGTCCGAACACGCGGCGCAAAGAGTCTTTGTTCCACTCGGCACTTACCAGTTACACACTAGAGCGAATGACCATCAAAACACCCAAACTGTCCTTCAGACCAGTGCTGAAGACGGCCAGCAGTGAGAGTGACACGCCCTCTGCTGACTCCTCCCCTTATTCAACACCTCCGCCAATCagaagagaggatttcaccaGCGACCAGTCGACCTCTGAGGAGCCGCTGCAGCAAGACGTTCATGCCTCTAGAGACGAGAAAGAGAAAGTTCACTCCACTCCAGATAAAAAGCTTGTGTCAAAAGTCTGTCAGCGTGCTAAAGTTATCCAATCATCCCATTGCTCCAAACTAGCCCCGCCCATCCAGTTCCCCCTGGACATGCTGCACTGCCAGGAACGCTTCCATCAGGAGCACGTGCTTCCTCTTCCTCAGAGAGGCCGGGTGCGCGTCTCTGCCTTCAGGACCAGCGCAGCCCAGAGCTCTACGACAGTTCGCATCCGCGTGATCTCTGTGGAGGGCTTGAGAGATCCCAGCGACCTTCGACCTCTGACATGCAGCTTGACCCTAAGCCTCGCTCCAGGCAAGCTGCAGCGGCAACACAGCGCCATCATCAGGAACTGCCGTGACCCCGTGTTCAATGAAGACTTCTTCTTCCAGGAGCCTGAGGAGCAGCAGGGCAGTCTGGGAGATCTGGCTCTGAGACTGAAGGTGCTGGATAAGGCCTCGGGCCTGGGCCGAGGATTGGTGCTGGGAATCGTCATCAAACCTCTCTGTCAGCTACTGCCTCTGTGA